The proteins below come from a single Rhinoraja longicauda isolate Sanriku21f chromosome 5, sRhiLon1.1, whole genome shotgun sequence genomic window:
- the degs1 gene encoding sphingolipid delta(4)-desaturase DES1 has product MGNTVAREDFEWVYTDQPHTTRRREILAKYPEIKLLMGPDHNLKWIVTLMVAVQVLAFYLVKDLDWKWVIFWAYMFGGCVNHSITLAIHEISHNAAFGNKYAQFNRYFGMFANFPVGLPYSVSFKRYHMDHHRYMGGNGIDVDIPTEFEGWFFCTRLRKLFWVILQPLFYATRPLYINPKPITHLEITNLVVQLTFNLLIYHLWGVKPIVYMLAGSLLGMGLHPISGHFIAEHYMFLKGHETYSYYGPLNLITFNVGYHNEHHDFPSVPGCRLPQVKKIAADYYDNMPQYSSWVKVLYDFIMDDTISPYSRIKRTVKDAKQD; this is encoded by the exons atgggcaacacggtggcgcgcGAGGACTTCGAGTGGGTTTACACCGACCAGCCGCACACCACGCGGCGGCGCGAGATCCTGG CCAAATATCCTGAGATCAAGTTGTTGATGGGACCAGATCACAACCTAAAATGGATTGTCACCCTGATGGTAGCAGTACAAGTTCTGGCTTTCTACCTTGTAAAGGACTTGGACTGGAAATGGGTGATCTTCTGGGCATATATGTTTGGTGGGTGTGTAAACCATTCCATCACACTCGCCATCCATGAAATCTCTCACAACGCTGCCTTTGGGAACAAGTATGCACAGTTCAACCGCTATTTTGGCATGTTTGCTAACTTCCCTGTTGGCCTGCCGTACTCTGTCTCCTTCAAGAGGTACCACATGGACCATCATCGCTACATGGGTGGGAATGGTATTGATGTGGACATTCCCACAGAATTTGAGGGCTGGTTTTTCTGCACCAGGTTGAGGAAGTTATTCTGGGTCATCCTGCAGCCGCTGTTTTATGCCACTCGCCCACTCTACATCAACCCCAAACCCATCACTCATTTGGAGATCACCAACCTGGTTGTTCAGTTAACGTTTAATCTGCTGATTTATCATCTTTGGGGAGTAAAACCAATTGTCTACATGTTGGCAGGATCTCTCCTGGGAATGGGCCTTCATCCAATCTCTGGACATTTCATTGCTGAACACTACATGTTTTTGAAGGGACATGAAACCTACTCTTACTATGGGCCCCTCAATTTAATTACCTTCAACGTCGGTTATCACAATGAACATCATGACTTCCCCAGTGTTCCAGGCTGCAGACTCCCGCAA GTGAAGAAGATAGCTGCTGATTATTATGACAACATGCCCCAGTATTCTTCTTGGGTAAAAGTACTCTATGACTTCATCATGGATGATACTATCAGCCCCTACTCGCGTATCAAGAGAACAGTGAAAGATGCCAAACAGGACTAG